The genomic segment TTTAAAAATAGGTTTTGGTTCCCTGCTTTAAAGTACAGCTcttgagctgggtgcggtggcacatgcctgtagtcccagctactacttggaggctgaggtgggaggatcacttgagccctggagttcaaggctacagtgagctgtgatcacgccactgcactctagcctcggcaacaaagctagaccccccctctaaaaaaataaaataacaataaagtgCAGCTCATAGGTTGAGCTGCAAGAGTTTCCGTTTCATCACCAAGAGTCCCCTACCTAAAGTTCTAAGAGTCCACCATGGGGCAAATAATAAACCAGCGCAGACAGCAGTTCCCTACAAAACAGGTCTATGGTAACCAAGCGAATGGAAAATTCAacacaattataattttaaacaaaggagATTAAGAAAAAAGACTTCATTGCTTGAATGATGTGAACAGCTATCTAAGTCACCTAGACTTTAACAACACCTGGGGCCCTGggaatgatgctggcctcgtGCCAGCGAGGGAtctgcacatagtaggtatgGGCTCCAAATGCGCTCATCAGCCGACTTTACGTCCTTATGAGTTAGCCTCAGATATAACACAAAGGATACGTGCCACCTATTCCTGAAACAGTGTGTCAAACTATTTTATACatataggaaaaaagaagagtaaTTCACTGAGCAAACCAAGTTTCATCTTTGTCTTCTGAATCTGGTTTTAATGTGACCTTTGCCTGTCATCCCCATCCTTCTAATTTATGAGTTCATCTTCTCTGGATTGGTAAATTCTTGAGGAAAACATGCCGTTATACCACTGTGTTCACTGCTGAACCCCTAGCACTTAAGCACAGTTTCTGCCACAGAATAAATacgaaatgaatgagtgaatgaatggatggatgggtgaagaGAGAAGGCATTGCACAAGATTTACCTATCAATATCCATCAATGGTCCTTAAAAATGGTTTTGTCAGTAGAGATGctgaatatattcatataatacatttatttcaatacTATGAGAAttctaggagtttttttttttctctttggggatGTATACTTAATGAATACTGGTAGCACAGGGTCCCAAATTCAATGAAggttgctttgaaaaaaaaaagggggggacaATTTTTCAGCAAAGATTCTCACCAAATTATTTGCCACAATaattttaaggaaacaaaaattgataCAAACCTATATAGCTTACCctaatttctataaaataaatgaataaaattatacttACATATAATGTAATAATCTTTGTTCTTCTGAAATTCTAGACCCCAGAGGTTAGGGCTGAATTCTTGAAACTTGATGGTGAATTTTACGTCTTGGTCTGGTCTGGCACAGTTGAGGAGAGGGGTATTTTCCTTCTTAATAGTGCATCTGTCTGCTTGGTCTTTATCAACCATATAAACTTTATAATATTCATACTGGCCAACAGTTTTAGAGTCCACTTTGGGGCATATAATATCCAATTTGTCTCCTATCTGTGGGTATAGTACCAGTCCTTGTCCAGGTAGAAAtctaaaagcataaaaaaaaagCTATTGAGTTGATAAAAATTAACAGTATTAATGAGAGTTACAATACAGCCAGCCAATGCCAATAATCCCAAACTACAAATTTTCAGATTCATGCTTTTATTTACCAAAAGTCTCTTAGTTCAGATCAATATGGGATAAATGTATTTTGGAAttaagctttaaaagaaaaaggaaagacagaacaCCTTCCTTACTC from the Callithrix jacchus isolate 240 chromosome 1, calJac240_pri, whole genome shotgun sequence genome contains:
- the EFNB2 gene encoding ephrin-B2 isoform X2, yielding MAVRRDSVWKYCWGVLMVLCRTAISKSIVLEPIYWNSSNSKFLPGQGLVLYPQIGDKLDIICPKVDSKTVGQYEYYKVYMVDKDQADRCTIKKENTPLLNCARPDQDVKFTIKFQEFSPNLWGLEFQKNKDYYIISGIFVIGYSSESCRRLCIWVLGGYSTITQPQSKRNRSTS